The sequence ttcctttcctcaccgggctatttttccctgttggagccctagggcttatagcatcttgcttttccaaccagggttatagcttagcttgaaataataataataataataataataataataataataataataataataaaaataataataataatgataataataataataataataataataataataataataataataataataataatcctgttaaACTCACAATGGTATTGGTGCTATAGGAAACATAACGCTATCATGATATACACTCTTATtttgaggaataaaaaaaaaaaaacatgtcggcTTAGGAAGGTTTTGGTTGTGTTAACACATTGATATTATAATCATTGTTGATAGTAGTGGTAATAGCAGTAACAGtagtcatattattaatattattaatgacaatgttgcttttgtttttattacattACTACCTTTGCTATCAGAATGTTTTATGCGAACATCATTAGAATATATACTCTTATGTTCATATTTGATAAAGGGTAAAACAAAATATGCTGAAATTTTATAATGGAgatcaacacacaaacacacacacacacacacacacatatatatatatatatatatatatatatatatatatatatatatatatatatatatatatatatgagtgtgtgtgcgtgattAACAAATACTACGGCCGACAAATGATTGACACTGAAATATTGTTCTGTATTTCAGAAAAAGTCCTTGCTTCCAAATTGTTATAAAGGAACGCGAGAGAGACCTCTGGTTTTACGGACCCAAATACTGTGACGTTGATTTCAAGGTGAGAAGACTTCGCTATTCCGAATTAGAAATGAATAACTTCCACCGATTCTTATTGTGACCAATTTGGTTGGTCTATAGTCTATACTATAGACTTGAAGATTTACAAGTTCATTTGATCTGTGGAAGCAAATTTTGCTATTTCACAGAGATGTAAGggtaaatttcaaataattttacataaaataatttgaCCAAAAATTAACTAAGGTTCTTGGTTCTTATCAACCTCTACAAACTTAACACTGACACTATAGACTATAGTGTCAGTGTtaagtttgtttgtgtttgtaattaTGTGTATGTGCTGTTAATCAATAGTTAATCCTATATTCTTTGTTTCTCATAAAATTTCGTTTGGCAAGAAGCCGGAAAAAACTTTTTTGGGAATGAAAGCCATTCTGATGGTACTTTCTTTTTGTTATTTACTGGTCAAAGTATTCTTCAATAACAAATTATCCTGTtataatttatgaagaaaaaattttaattttcttgaatTTCCACAACATTCTTAAATTTTGAAGTTTAGGGGCCATTTGATTGCGTGGCTTGGTTACCATGCATACAAAAGTCTGTTCAGCTATATATTTGTTTTAAGAATAGCATGATCATTTCATGAGTACTCTTTTTTTAACTACCAGACAATAAATTAATTCATAAGTGTATAGTAACAGTTGTTATTCCATTCTTAACTCTATCTTCAATGCCGATCGAATAGGTAGTAAAACAAGGAACACCATTCGAAGAAGTCCTCGACGAGTGTTCCGGTCGATTCGACGAAGCTAATGGACCCCTCTGGAGATCCCGTTTGCTCCTGGAAAAGGTCAATGACCTCCGCTGCAGAGACCTCGAGGTGGAAAAGCAATACCCACACCAATGCCATCTCGTGCTCTGTACCCACCACAGCGTCGTTGACGGAGCAACGATCTTCCCGATGGTTCAGCCAGCGCTGGACATCATCGACAACCTCATAGAGGGAAAGAAAATCGACGAGTCTCTCGCGGGGGTCTTCATCTCGAACGAAGAGTCCACGAAGCTCTACGCCAAGGCAAAGGAAAGATTAATTTCCAATCCTGAGCGTCTGGAAACGCTGAGAGACCTCACTTTAAGGTGCCACAAACCACCGATCCTGCTTAAGCGCTTTCCCCGCCCAGAAGTGGCCAACCCGAGTACGAAACACTTGTTTATGGAAATGGATCAGCCGACGATTGAAAAGTTCATCGAAAAGTGCCGCCTCGCTGGCGTTACCCTCGGGTCCGGCTTGCAAATGGTGGTCAACACAGCTCTAGTCGAACTGGTCCAGGAGGTCGGGGTATCTGAAGAGAGCTACGAAATGAGCACGCACATGGTCGTCGATATGAGACGTTACTTCCGAACGAGAGAACTCCCGATTCACGGGTGCTTCGTTAAGGCTCCGGTTTCGTTCATTACTCTCGATAAGAGAGTCAGGCGAAATTTTTGGAATAACTGCCAAGCCCTACACGAGATTAACCTCGACATCCTCCGAAACAAACAGGTCTTCGAGCAGGAAGTAGCAAGGGAAATGTTTCTTGAGACTCTCCCACCGGAGAAGTTCTTCGAGAACCCTCCGGTAGCAACGCGTGATTATGGGTTCAATAACGTTAGTCAGATGCATAAGCTGATGCCCGGTAGAGGGAAACATATCCAGGTCACGAACTTTGCTGGCCTTAATGGGCTCCATCGCTGTCCACTTCCATTCATGTTTGTATTCCATAAATACAGGGGATTTCATAATGCTGAAATCAGCTACGCATCCGACTGGCTGACAGAGGAGAACGCAATGACGATTTCAGAAAAGGTAAAATCACTTCTAGAAAACTTCAGCCGATAGTTTTCTAAGGCTTGAGGATTTATGTGCCATATTTGAAATCATTTTGCTAACTCTTCTATAGAGATTACATCCTATTGTTCAGAGTTAAGCTACATTGCATATCTTTTATAGCACTTTTGGAAAATATTGAAtactttttcatttcataattgTTACAAGGTAACaaaaatagaattttgaaatatGTAAGTAATAAATGCTAATAAAAAGAATTTCATGTAGTTTTTCTTCACTTATAGCCTCTACATCAAATGACATTGAGTTATGATGTTCCTACTCTTATCTATATGATGCATTTAAGTAGAATACTtcgaaaaaaaagttattcataataaaaaatgataGGATTTCTTTGTATCTTatatcatttgaagaaaaaaataatcaacataagtgttttttaatttttaactatattacaaaaaaaaaaaaaaaaaaaaaaaaattagttgattTCGAAAACCCGGTGTTTTCTTCATTTCTAAATCAATTGTTATGATATAACTCCATCTTAAGAAGAGTGAAAAAAAATGATGGAAcagtcacgctcaactctccccacCCCTGGGGAGAAGAGGGAGTAATGTGTGCATATCCATATAGATATTTAGCTGTCACTCTTGCCAAGTCGCGTACACTATTTACGGAATATTGATCTATGTCAACTGGTGTTGCAAAGACCATGGTCACCGATACcgaagaaatagaaagaaaaagaataagttGACGATGTAAATAGAAAATTGAAACATGTACTTATTTAATACAGAGAAAAGGAGAACTCGAAATAAGTCGTATTTTGAGGGATAGTCGTGTAATAGGTAGAAGAGAAAACATTGATTAGGTtttctaattatcatcatcatcatcatcatcatcatcatcatcatcatcatcatcatcatcatcatcatcatcattattattattattattattattattattattgttgttgttgttgttgttgttgttgttaattgctaattaacagccctagttggaaaagcaagatgctataagcccaggggctccaacagcgaaatagcccagtgaggaaagaaaaaaaagaaaaatgaaatattttaagaacagtaacaatattaaaataaatatttcctatataaactataaaatctttaacaaaacaagaggtagagaaattagatagaatagtgtgcccgagtgtaccctcaagcaagagaactctaacccaagacagtgacagaccatggtacagaggctatggcactacctaagactagagaacaatggttttattttggagtggccttctcctagaagagctgcttaccatagctaaagagtatcttctacccttaccaagaggcaaggggccactgaacaattattgtgcagtaaccccttgggtgaagaagaactgtttggtaatctcagcattgccagtttatgaggacagaagagaatatataaagaataggcaagactattatgtgtgtgtgtgccggaaaagggaaaatgaaccgtaatcagagagatgaatccaatgtagtactgtctggccactcaaaagaccccataactctctagcggtagtatttcaacgagtggctggtgcactggccaacctactacctaggaggTAGGTAATCAATCCTACTTCATGGCCTAATTTTTTCATGTAAAGAATGCTTTCCTTATTTAAAATCTCCATTTCTCAGCCAAcgagtcttcatatatatatatatatatatatatatatatatatatatatatatatatatatatatatatatatatatatgtatatacatatatatatatatatatatatatatatatatatatatatatatatatatatatattatatatatatatatgtatatatatattatatattatatatatatatatatatatatatatatatatatgtatatatatatatatatatatatatatatatatatatatatatatatatatataaaacaatcgtaCTGAAAAGGCAGTAATTTTGGCTTTTAACTAACTCtcctttaaaaacattttttttttcctacgaaTACGTGTCTGAAATAACATTCACCGAACATATATTAAAcattccattgatttttattttttttacattttaacgaTGTGCAACCGGTTTAATCCCTTTTCTTTCGGTATAAGGTCACTCGCCCTGCAAGTTTTTTTCCTGGTGACCTATCGGGGGAGGTTATTAGCAAGTAAAAAAAGGCAGTGTCATCCACTGTTCGAAGAGAGATACATTTATAATAAAAGGTATCTTTTGGCGATAATACTTTTAGTGAGTCTAACCTAATTCTGAATTGTCTATCTCTGTTTTAAGGTCAATCTGAATTCATATACAATGGCTAAGTAGAAAATGcttagttttttttaatgaaagtaacATTTTTCAGAAACtaaattccttttatattatttcataaagGAAACCATACAGGCCATACAGAAATTTtctatatgactctctctctctctctctctctctctctctctctctctctctctctctctctctctctctctctctctctctctctctctctcgggtgaggTTATAAGCAAGTAAAAAAAGGCACTATCATCCACTgtttgaagagatacatttattataAAATGTATCTTTTGTTGGTAATACTTTTACTTAGTCTAGCATAATTTTAGACTGTAATCCTTTGTATTAAATAGGTCTATTTCTGTTTTAAGGTCAAATGGAATTCATATACAATGGCAAAGTAGAAAATGCTTAGTTTTTAGTGAAAGTAACATTATTCAgagcctatatattttttttttcaaaggaaaccATACAGTAATTTtctatatgattatttttcatctctctctctctctctcctctctctctctctctctctctctctctctctctctctctctcacttttttattcTAAGTTGATTTAATTTACGATTAGCTTATATTGCTGAATGCTGATTACATTTGTCCAGTATCTATTGTCTTTTTCCTTAGCTGATAAGCTAtctctcctcacagagagagagagagagagaggagagagagagagagagagagagagagagagagagagagagagagagagagagagagaactacaacgtgttcttttttttcttataacaatcAATCAGAATGCTTTCGAGCGAAATCCTAATCTTTAGTAAAAGCACGAAATACTTCTACCGAGGTTTATCATGAAAGTAGAAAAAAACTCGTCTGTAAAAGAATTATTATGATGATCAAAAGATAAAAAGCTGCTTCAGAAGTTTAACTTACTTTTACTCATGACAGAACGAGAAGAAATGTTATATtcggttagtattattattattattattattatcattattatcattattatcattattattattattattattattattattattattattattattattattattatcccaaatGTACACACATTTATTTGGAATTTACGAAAAAGACATCAGACTACTTTTATCTGAAACgaaataacaaataatataattacagtatatatatatatatatatatatatatatatatatatatatatatatatatatatatatatatatatatatatatataatgtgtgtatgagggtgtgtgtctgtgtgtgtgtatgtatatatatgaatatatatatatatatatatatatatatatatatat is a genomic window of Palaemon carinicauda isolate YSFRI2023 chromosome 39, ASM3689809v2, whole genome shotgun sequence containing:
- the LOC137630973 gene encoding uncharacterized protein, which codes for MTGILGKVPGQLARKFSLNNVNGADSIMSLPLLGSSGYTTARNLQSRHERSNNTGSFLHKLDLNQRSFFWGHRSGTKYTVMVFTLNSKKPLSPDLIHQAMIHWQRKSPCFQIVIKERERDLWFYGPKYCDVDFKVVKQGTPFEEVLDECSGRFDEANGPLWRSRLLLEKVNDLRCRDLEVEKQYPHQCHLVLCTHHSVVDGATIFPMVQPALDIIDNLIEGKKIDESLAGVFISNEESTKLYAKAKERLISNPERLETLRDLTLRCHKPPILLKRFPRPEVANPSTKHLFMEMDQPTIEKFIEKCRLAGVTLGSGLQMVVNTALVELVQEVGVSEESYEMSTHMVVDMRRYFRTRELPIHGCFVKAPVSFITLDKRVRRNFWNNCQALHEINLDILRNKQVFEQEVAREMFLETLPPEKFFENPPVATRDYGFNNVSQMHKLMPGRGKHIQVTNFAGLNGLHRCPLPFMFVFHKYRGFHNAEISYASDWLTEENAMTISEKVKSLLENFSR